The nucleotide window TGGACAACGATTCCTGGATCCTGCCCCATGTGCAGGCACTGCAAACGGCACTGGCGGATCTCGGCTATGCCGCCAGCCTGTGCCGCCACGCCGACCAGGTTCGCCCCGGCATCGCCTGCTTCATGCTGGGCTGCGTCAGCCTGGTCCCCGAAGAGGTGCTGGCGCGCAACAAGCACAACCTGGTGGTCCACGAGAGCGCCCTGCCCCAGGGACGCGGCTTCGCCCCCATGACCTGGCAGATCCTGGCGGGGCGCAACAGCATCCCCATCTGCCTGCTGGAGGCCACCGCCGAGGCCGATGCCGGCCCCATCTGGCTCAGGGACAGCATCGAACTGGACGGCAGCGAACTCTGCGATGAGTGGCGCCGGCGCCAGGGCGAGGCCACGGTACGCCTGTGCCTGGATTTCGTGCAACGCTACCAGAGCCTGCAACCCCAGGCCCAGCAGGGCGAGGCCAGCCACTACCGGCGCCGTGGGCCGGCCGACAGCGAGCTGGATCCCAACCTCAGCCTGGCCGAACAGTTCGAGCTGCTGCGGGTGGTGGACAACGAGCGCTACCCGGCCTTCTTCCATTACCGGGGCCGGCGCTACCGTCTCGCCATCACCCCGGATGAAGGACAGGACCATGACTGACGGCATGCCGGTTGCCTTCAGGGTCGACGCCTGCCCCGCCATCGGCGCCGGGCACCTGCACCGCTGCCTGCACCTGGCCAGGGCCCTGGCCGAGCTGGGCGCCCGGGTTCGCTTTCTGATCCGGCCCCACCCACAGAGCCTGCACGGCCTGGTCGAGGAGGCGGGCTTCGGCCTTGAGCTGCTGCCGCCACCGCACTGGCAGGTCAAGCCTGCCGAGTCCCTGGACAGCCACAAGGCCTGGCTGGGCAAGACAGCGGCAGAGGATGCGGCGGAAACGGCGCGCCTGCTGAACGGGGACGATCTGCTCGTCTGCGACCATTACGGCATCGACGAACCCTGGCTGGCGCCGATCCGCGATCGCTGCCGGCTGGTGGCGGCACTGGACGACACCGCCAGCCGCAGGCTGGGGGTGGACGTGCTGATCAACAGCCTGCCGTCGGCAAGGGCCGATGACTACCGGGACCTGATCCGGCCCGACACCCAACTGCTGCTGGGTGCAGACTATGTGCCCCTGGGCGCCTCCTGGCCGGTCCAAAGAGCCGGTTACCGGCCCGGTGACAGCATCGACAGGGTGCTGTTCTGCCCGGGCGGAACGGATCCCTTCGGGCTCAGCGAGCGGTTGCTGCCGCACCTGGTCGGGGCCGCGCCGGACGTGCAGTTCCACCTGGCCCTGCACGCCCCGCCACAGCGCCAGCGGCAACTGCGCCTGGCCCTGGACGGCCTTGGCAACGTCCGCTGCCACTTCGCCCTGACCGATCTGGCCGGGTTGGCCGCCGGCATGGATCTGGCCATCGGCAATGCCGGCAGCGGCGCCTGGGAACGGGCCTGCCTGGGGCTGGCCCAGATCGCCATTCGCACCACCCCGGACCAGCACCGCATCGCCCACTGCCTGGCGGAGCAGGCACTGGCGCCGGTGTTCGACCAGGACGATGCCGCCCTGGTGGACAAGGTGTTGGCAGCCTTCCTCGCACTGAGGGACAATCCCCGCCAACGCCAACAGCTTGCCGATAACGGCAAACGACTTATCGACGGCCGGGGCTGCTCGCGCATCGCCCGGATCCTGGCCGCGCGCTACCAAGACAGAGGAGCCAGCCATGCATTGGTCCCGTGAATTCAGCATTGGCCGCCGCCAGGTGGGCGACGGCCACCCCGCCTATATCATTGCCGAGATCGGCTCCAACCATAACCAGTCCCTGGCCCGGGCCAAGGAACTGATCGAGATGGCCAAGGAGGCCGGCGCCGACGCCGCCAAGTTCCAGTCGCTGCGCTACGACAAGCTGTACCGGGATGCCAATGCCCCGGCCGGCATCCAGGCGCTGTTCAGGCAGATCGAGCTGACCGAACAGTGGCACCTGGAACTGGCCGAGCACTGCCGCCGGCTCGACATCGACTTCTTCTCCGCCCCCACCTACCCCGAGGCGGTGGACTGGCTGCAGAAGGCCGGGGCCGAGGTGATCAAGGTGGCCTCGCCCCAGTTCGGCCTCTACCCCGAGGTACTGGATGCGGCCATCAACACCGGCAAGCCGCTGATCATGTCCGCCGGCCTGTCCGGCTACGGCGAAATAGAAGAGGTGCTGCGCCACTGCCAGCGCCGTGAGGCGCGGGATCTGGTGCTGCTGCACTGCGTTTCCCAGTACCCGACACCGCCGGCCAACGGCAATCTCAGGGTGATCCAGACCCTGCGCCAGGCCTACGGCTGCCTGACCGGCTACTCGGATCACACCCTGGGCATTCACTTCCCCATCGCCGCCGTGGCCCTGGGCGCCTGCGTCATCGAGAAACATTTCACCCCGGACCGCAACCTGCCCGGGCCGGACCACCACTTCGCCATCGAGCCCCAGGAATTCAAGGCCATGGTCCAGGGGATCCGCGACATCGAGGTCGGCCTGGGAGACGGCATCAAGGCGCCCCTCAGCGACTGGGAACGCCAGCACCGCGAAAACATCACCATGAAACTGGTGGTGGACAAAGCCGTGCCGGCCGGCGCCGCCATCACCGCCAAGGCCCTGACCTTCAGGCGCGGCGACGGCGGCATCCCCAGGCACCAGCTTGAGCTGGCGACGCAATTCCGCCTCAAGAAGGATCGCCAGCTTGAGGCCGGCGACCTGGTGCAATGGCAGGATCTGGAGTTCAACGACCATGACGCTTGACGGCCGCAAGGCCCTGCTCATCAACCTGGGCTGGGAACAGCGCCCCTACCTGGACCGGCTGCTGGCGCTGGGAGTCGAGGTGTACGGGGTGCATCATGAGCCCCTTTCGGCCCCTCTGCCCGGCCTGGCCGAGCTGCTGATCTGCCCCTATTTCGATACCGATACCATCACCGCCTTTGCCCGCCGCCACCAGGTGGAGGCCGTGATCAGCGACCAGTGCGACTACGCCCTCTTCGCCAGCGCCGTGGTCAGCCAGCGCCTGGGCCTGCCCGGCCCCGGGGTGGATGCGGCCCTGAAGACCACCAACAAATACCTGCAGCGCCAGGCCCTGGAGGGCAGCGGCATCCGCCAGCCACAATACCGGCTCTGCCTGCACCCGGATGACGTCCTGGCCTTCGGCCGGGAGCAGGGCTATCCGCTCATCGTCAAGCCGGTGGACGCCAGGGGCAGCTTCGGGGTCAGCAAGGTCACGGGCCCGGCCCAGGCCGCCGAGGCCTTCTGGGCCGCCCTGGCCCAGAGCCCGGCCAGGCAGGTGATCTGCGAGCGCTTCATCCACGGCACCCAGCTCACCGTCGACGGCTTCTGCCTGGACGGC belongs to Gallaecimonas sp. GXIMD4217 and includes:
- a CDS encoding formyltransferase family protein; the protein is MLPREPISLLVDNDSWILPHVQALQTALADLGYAASLCRHADQVRPGIACFMLGCVSLVPEEVLARNKHNLVVHESALPQGRGFAPMTWQILAGRNSIPICLLEATAEADAGPIWLRDSIELDGSELCDEWRRRQGEATVRLCLDFVQRYQSLQPQAQQGEASHYRRRGPADSELDPNLSLAEQFELLRVVDNERYPAFFHYRGRRYRLAITPDEGQDHD
- the pseG gene encoding UDP-2,4-diacetamido-2,4,6-trideoxy-beta-L-altropyranose hydrolase, with translation MTDGMPVAFRVDACPAIGAGHLHRCLHLARALAELGARVRFLIRPHPQSLHGLVEEAGFGLELLPPPHWQVKPAESLDSHKAWLGKTAAEDAAETARLLNGDDLLVCDHYGIDEPWLAPIRDRCRLVAALDDTASRRLGVDVLINSLPSARADDYRDLIRPDTQLLLGADYVPLGASWPVQRAGYRPGDSIDRVLFCPGGTDPFGLSERLLPHLVGAAPDVQFHLALHAPPQRQRQLRLALDGLGNVRCHFALTDLAGLAAGMDLAIGNAGSGAWERACLGLAQIAIRTTPDQHRIAHCLAEQALAPVFDQDDAALVDKVLAAFLALRDNPRQRQQLADNGKRLIDGRGCSRIARILAARYQDRGASHALVP
- a CDS encoding N-acetylneuraminate synthase family protein, which codes for MHWSREFSIGRRQVGDGHPAYIIAEIGSNHNQSLARAKELIEMAKEAGADAAKFQSLRYDKLYRDANAPAGIQALFRQIELTEQWHLELAEHCRRLDIDFFSAPTYPEAVDWLQKAGAEVIKVASPQFGLYPEVLDAAINTGKPLIMSAGLSGYGEIEEVLRHCQRREARDLVLLHCVSQYPTPPANGNLRVIQTLRQAYGCLTGYSDHTLGIHFPIAAVALGACVIEKHFTPDRNLPGPDHHFAIEPQEFKAMVQGIRDIEVGLGDGIKAPLSDWERQHRENITMKLVVDKAVPAGAAITAKALTFRRGDGGIPRHQLELATQFRLKKDRQLEAGDLVQWQDLEFNDHDA
- a CDS encoding ATP-grasp domain-containing protein; amino-acid sequence: MTLDGRKALLINLGWEQRPYLDRLLALGVEVYGVHHEPLSAPLPGLAELLICPYFDTDTITAFARRHQVEAVISDQCDYALFASAVVSQRLGLPGPGVDAALKTTNKYLQRQALEGSGIRQPQYRLCLHPDDVLAFGREQGYPLIVKPVDARGSFGVSKVTGPAQAAEAFWAALAQSPARQVICERFIHGTQLTVDGFCLDGIPRSLAVASKGMLDEQRQVAVDIHYPARIAPGLRDKALANNDAVARALGLEYGFLHGEYMLTDDGELYLIELANRGGGCHTSTHIIPAISGINVMDALIYAAFGQQAPCLDTASRDGVLLKFFRFERQGRLLALAGWEDALAMPGVLTGRVNLNPGDAITDISNDANRHGFFIVAGPEDSLHDRYQAALARLRITVQ